The nucleotide window GCGACTGCTGGATCTGCTTGCCCACCGCGGTCGAACCGGTGAACGCGACCTTGTCGATGCCGGGATGATTGACCAGGCTGGCTCCGACGTCCCCGGCGCCGGGGACGATGTTCACCACACCCGGGGGGAGGTCGGCGTCGGCGATGATCTCGGCCAGCACCAAGATCGACAACGGGGTCGTCTCGGCCGGCTTGATCACCACCGTGTTGCCGGCCGCCAGTGCCGGAGCGATCTTCCAGGCCGCCATCAGCAAAGGGAAATTCCACGGAATCACCTGGCCGGCAACCCCCAGCGACTTCGGATTCGGGCCGTAGCCGAGGTAGCCGAGCTTGTCCGCCCAACCCGCGTGGTAGAAGAAGTGCTGCGCTGCGGTGGGGACGTCGAAGTCGCGGGTCTCCTTGATCGGTTTGCCGTTGTCCAGACTCTCCAGCACGGCCAGTTCTCGGGCGCGTTCGGCGATGCCGCGGGCAATCCGGAAGAGGTACTTGCCGCGTTCGGCGCCGGAGAGTTTCGACCACGGACCCTCGTACGCCCTGCGGGCCGCGGCGATCGCGGTGTCGAGATCGGCATCGTCGACCGTGGACACGGTCGCCAGGTCTTCGCCGCGTCCAGGGTTGACGGTGATCAGATCGTCGCCGCCGCCCTCGATGAACTTGCCGTCGATGTAGGGCAGGTAGCGTTCCTTGACCCGGGCGACGGCCTCGGACTCCGGCGCCGGCGCGTATTCCCAGTCCACAACAGAATTTGTCATGATCAGCTCTCAGTCCACGGTCACGTAGTCGGCACCCCAGTAGTGCCCGGCCTGCTGTGTACGGCGCTGCATGATCAGATCGTTCAGCACCGAGGATGCGCCGAACCGGAACCAGTAGGGATCCAGCCACTCGGGTCCGGCAACCTCGCGAACCGCAACCAGGTAACGGATCGCGTCCTTGGCAGTACGGATCCCGCCGGCCGGCTTGACTGCCCGTTGCTGCCCGGTCAGCCGCTTCCAGTCCTTGACCGCCTGCAACATCACGTGCGTGACCGGCAGGGTCGCGGCCGGACTGACCTTGCCGGTCGACGTCTTGATGAAGTCGCCGCCGGCCAGCAGCGCCAGCCAGGAGGCCTTGCGGACATTGTCGTAGGTGGCCAGCTCGCCGGTCTCCAAGATCACCTTCAGCCGTGCCGCGCCGCACGCCTGTTTCACCGCAACGATCTCCTCGTACACCTTGGCGTAGTTCCCGGCCAGGAACGCGCCCCGATCGATCACCATGTCGATCTCGTCGGCACCCGCCTCGACGGCGCTGCGTACGTCGGCGATCTTGACCGAGGTCGCCGCCCGGCCGGACGGGAACGCGGTCGCCACCGAGGCGATCTTGATCTTGGTCCCGGTCCGTTCCGCGCCGGCCAGCGCTTCGGCGGCCACCGGAACCAGATCGGGGTAGATGCACACCGCCGCGACCCGCGGCGTGTCCGGTTGCTCGGGATCGGGCTGCAGCGCCTTGCGGACCAGGTTGCGCACCTTGCCAGGGGTGTCTGCGCCCTCCAGCGTGGTCAGGTCGACCATCGAGATCGCCAGGTCGATCGCGGTCAGCTTGGACTGCTTCTTGATCGACCGGGTCGCCAGCCCCGCCGCTCGCTGCTCCAACGCCACCGGATCCACGCCCGGCAACCCGTCCAGAAAGCGGCGCAGCGAACTCTGGTCGGCGACGACGTCGGCGAACGGTGCCGGCGGTCCTTGGACAGGCTCAGGACCCTTGGGCGCGCCAGGCTCAGGACCCTTGGGCCGTGATGCGTCGTGGATCACCGTGCTGGCCATGCCTCAGACCTTATCGCGCGCTCAGGTAGCCGGGGCAGCGTCTTCTACACTCCGTAGGACATCTGCTGCAGGGAAAGAGGCGACCGACGCGCATGAGATTCCGACGACTCCCGCGGCGGCACACCTCGATCCTGCTGGCTGCGACGGCGGCGACCGCGACGGTGCTGCTGGCCGGCTGCGATGTGTCGCAGGGGCACGTCGCAGGTACGGCCCCCGGGTCATCGGCGTCACAGTCGTCGGCCGTTGCCCCTGACACTCCCGGTCCGAGCACTCCCGCCGCGAGCCCGGCATCGTCGGTCGCGGCGTCGTCGGGCAAGCCGTCCATCGACCAGTTGCAGTCCGGCCTCGCGAGCTATTTCGGCCTGCTGCCCAACATGACCTCAGATCAGGTCCGTCGGGCGGCCGCCTGTGCCGCATACCCCACGTTCCAGGAGCTCTCCACCTCCGGACTCACCAAGATCATCAAGGGGCAGACGGCAGACCTCAGAGGTGCCGACGAAACGTCCTTCCAGCATGTCGTGACCGAATGCATCACGGCCGCCGGAGGCCCGGGAAAATGAACGGACTCACCCCCACTCTCTGCCCCTGCAGGTGGTGGACGTGAGATTGATGACCTACAACGTTCATCGATGGGGAGATGATCGTTCCGCGCTGAGCAGCGTGATCAGGACCTGCGATCCGGAGGTGTTGATCGTCCAGGAAGCACCGACCTGGTATGGGACACGCAGCCGACGGCGTGCGTTCGCGCGCAGCGTCGATCTCAACTATCTGGCCGGTGAGGCGCGGACAGCGGCCTTCGTCACCACCCCGGCGCACTGGACGATTCGCACCCGACGGATCTGGCGCCCGTTGGTCCGCCGGTGGAAGTCCGCCTGCACCCTGCAGCTTCCCGGCGGCGCGATCGCGCTGTCGACCAAGATCAACAAGGTGGGCAGGTTCAACAACGTTTCGCTGTCGGTGGTCGGTTGCCATCTCGGCCTGAGCAACCGTGGCCGGCTGGCGGAGATGGAGCAGGTGCTCGATCTCGTACGGAGGTCGGCGGGTCCCAGCGTGCTGGTCGGAGACATCAACGAACCGGCGGACGGCCCTGTCTGGAAGCTGGCCGAGGCCGCCGGCCTGATCGACCCGGAAGCGGACCACCCGAAGCCGACCTTCCCGGCCGCAGCTCCGCGATCCCGGATCGATATCGTGTGGACCTCGCCCGGGATCCGCGCGCTGCCGGTTGATCTCGGCTGCTTGGGCCTTGATCAACAACTACTGGCCCGCGCCTCCGATCATCTCCCGTTGGTCGTGGATCTGCTCACAGGGTGATGATCATCTTGCCGGTGTTCGCCCCACGAAGCATCCCGATGAAGGCGTCCACGGCCTGATCAAGTCCGTCCACGACGGTTTCCCGGGTCTTGATCTTGCCCTCGGTGAGCCAGCCGCTTACCTGCTGAGTGAATTCGTCGGCGAGGTCATCGTGCTCGAAGACCAGGAAACCCTTCATGGCAAGGCGTCTGGAGACGAACAGGCCGAGATTGCGCGGGCCCGGCTGAGGCGATGACGCGTTGTAGCCGGAGATCTGGCCGCACACGGCGATCCGGCCGTGCAGCTTCATCGCACCGATCGCGGCCTCCAGTTGTTCGCCGCCGACATTGTCGAAGTAGACGTCGATCCCGTCCGGTGCGGCTTGTGCCAGCAGCCGGGCAGCAGGCCCGTCGTGGTAGTTGAAGGCGGCGTCGAAACCAAGATCGTTCAGCAGGAAGTCGATCTTGTCCTGACTTCCTGCGCTGCCGATCACCCGCGCCGCACCGGACAGTTTCGCCAGCTGGCCGACCATGCTGCCGACCGCACCGGCCGCGGCCGAGACGAAGACCGTGTCGCCGGGCTGGAAGGCAGCGATGCGGAAGAGACCGACGTACGCCGTACGCCCCGGCATCCCGAGCGCGCCCAGGTACAGCGTCGGCGACAAACCGTCGCGGCGCGGCACCACGAACGCCTCCGACGCCGGCAGCACGGCGTGCTCACGCCAGCCACGGTCGTGCAGCACCAGGCTGCCGACCGCCACATCGGGGCTCTGCGAGGCGGTCACCTCGCCGATCGCGCCACCGCGCGCGGCCTCGCCCAGCTGCCACGGCGGCGCGTACGACGGAGCGTCGTTCATCCGGCCGCGCATGTAGGGATCGACCGACATCGCCAAGTTGCGTACGGCGATCTCGCCCGGCTGCGGATCGGGCAGCGCCACCTCGGCCAGCGCGAAGTTGTCTTGTGTCGGCTCGCCGTGCGGGCGGGACGCGAGTTGGATCTCGCGGGTGCTGATCGGCATCGATACGGCCTTTCTGCAGGCGGTTACCAGCGGAGGGAGGCTGCCCAGTATTGCTGTCGGGACGTCGCCGGGGCCGGTCGGGCCGGGTCTCGTGCCACGGGCCACTTCGCGGTGCACCGCCCGACAAGGCAGAATGCACGACTGCTGCGCGTTGTCGCGGAGGCGGATGCGGGGAACGGCCGGAGGAGAACAGACGTGAGTGTGCAGACGATCGAAGGACGGATCGCGACCGAGCTGGAGGTCGGCGAGGCCCAGGTGCTGGCCGCCGTCCGGATGCTCGACGAGGGGTCGACCGTTCCCTTCATCGCCCGCTATCGCAAGGAGATCACCGGCGGGCTGGACGACACCCAGCTGCGCA belongs to Microlunatus elymi and includes:
- a CDS encoding aldehyde dehydrogenase family protein, with protein sequence MTNSVVDWEYAPAPESEAVARVKERYLPYIDGKFIEGGGDDLITVNPGRGEDLATVSTVDDADLDTAIAAARRAYEGPWSKLSGAERGKYLFRIARGIAERARELAVLESLDNGKPIKETRDFDVPTAAQHFFYHAGWADKLGYLGYGPNPKSLGVAGQVIPWNFPLLMAAWKIAPALAAGNTVVIKPAETTPLSILVLAEIIADADLPPGVVNIVPGAGDVGASLVNHPGIDKVAFTGSTAVGKQIQQSLAGTGRKLTLELGGKGANIVFADAALDQAVEGIVNGIFFNAGQVCCAGSRLLVQEPVAEELLLRLKDRAETLRVGDPLDKNTDVGAINSSAQLTKITELTQAGVDEGAEVWRSSCPLPDRGFYVTPTILANASATMRIAREEIFGPVLTVITFRTPDEALAKANNSPYGLSAGVWTEKGSRAMAMAARLQAGVIWDNTFNRFDPAAAFGGYQESGFGREGGPAGLAAYLDTDDEAVLG
- a CDS encoding NADP-dependent oxidoreductase, whose product is MPISTREIQLASRPHGEPTQDNFALAEVALPDPQPGEIAVRNLAMSVDPYMRGRMNDAPSYAPPWQLGEAARGGAIGEVTASQSPDVAVGSLVLHDRGWREHAVLPASEAFVVPRRDGLSPTLYLGALGMPGRTAYVGLFRIAAFQPGDTVFVSAAAGAVGSMVGQLAKLSGAARVIGSAGSQDKIDFLLNDLGFDAAFNYHDGPAARLLAQAAPDGIDVYFDNVGGEQLEAAIGAMKLHGRIAVCGQISGYNASSPQPGPRNLGLFVSRRLAMKGFLVFEHDDLADEFTQQVSGWLTEGKIKTRETVVDGLDQAVDAFIGMLRGANTGKMIITL
- the deoC gene encoding deoxyribose-phosphate aldolase, encoding MASTVIHDASRPKGPEPGAPKGPEPVQGPPAPFADVVADQSSLRRFLDGLPGVDPVALEQRAAGLATRSIKKQSKLTAIDLAISMVDLTTLEGADTPGKVRNLVRKALQPDPEQPDTPRVAAVCIYPDLVPVAAEALAGAERTGTKIKIASVATAFPSGRAATSVKIADVRSAVEAGADEIDMVIDRGAFLAGNYAKVYEEIVAVKQACGAARLKVILETGELATYDNVRKASWLALLAGGDFIKTSTGKVSPAATLPVTHVMLQAVKDWKRLTGQQRAVKPAGGIRTAKDAIRYLVAVREVAGPEWLDPYWFRFGASSVLNDLIMQRRTQQAGHYWGADYVTVD
- a CDS encoding endonuclease/exonuclease/phosphatase family protein, which translates into the protein MTYNVHRWGDDRSALSSVIRTCDPEVLIVQEAPTWYGTRSRRRAFARSVDLNYLAGEARTAAFVTTPAHWTIRTRRIWRPLVRRWKSACTLQLPGGAIALSTKINKVGRFNNVSLSVVGCHLGLSNRGRLAEMEQVLDLVRRSAGPSVLVGDINEPADGPVWKLAEAAGLIDPEADHPKPTFPAAAPRSRIDIVWTSPGIRALPVDLGCLGLDQQLLARASDHLPLVVDLLTG